DNA sequence from the Leguminivora glycinivorella isolate SPB_JAAS2020 chromosome 13, LegGlyc_1.1, whole genome shotgun sequence genome:
TTGAGTCTATACATAAAGCCTTCAAGAGAGTTTTCTGTCCCATTGAGCTGTTCCAGTTGACTATGTATGGCTGCCGCACATCAGTCTCCAGCAGGTGCCCCCATGTCTCGCACAGCATCCCTTCCAGTTTACCATCAAACACCGTCTCCGGCTCCGGTATCTCCTCTTCAAAAATAGAACTCAACATCTTACCAATGTTCTCAATTAACTGACTTTCACTTTCTGTTGATTGGAAGTCTAAAACCCTTGTTAATGGATCCTGCATGTTATTATCATTGTCCTTAGTTTCCTGTACTGATGATTTAAAATCATCAAAATTTCCaaagtcatcatcatcttcAACAATATTTTGGTTTGAAGTTTGTCCTTCAGGTGCACTTCTAGCTACTTCTGATTTAAACTCATCAAAGACTGGGGTTTCAATTGTTTCTGAATCTTCAAAATGAGCTTCAAATGCCCCAAAATCTGAACTTTGTGGCATTTGACTCTGATCTGTAAGATCAGCCTGATTGTTTTCCCACGGATTTTCACATGAATCCACAATAGAGGTGATTGGAGGTTTGATGTTTGATGCAGTGTGGAAGTCATTAAAATCACCAAATTCATCATCAGTGTCATTGTTCACTTCTGTTAATACTTCCTTAATTGTTTCAGGAGCTTGTACAGTTTCAACCTCTTTGATATTAAAGCTAAGATCAGTTTCTGCTtcatttttaacatctatatAATCAGTGATATTTTCATCATCCATTTTCAAGTCATCTATTGAATTGGTAACATCATCGTTATCATCTAGGCTTGGAGGTGTGATTGTAATCTCATCTATAGGTAAATTGTCATTGAGATCGCTAGTAATAATACTGGTTACATCTGGAATGTGAGGTGATTTCTCTTCAGAGCTTTCACTCTTTTCAATATCTGCATTATTATCATCTGGTTCTAATTTTATATCTGAAACCACAGACTCTTCTTCAACTGTTAAATTTAAGTCTTCTATATTTAGTTCCTCCTCATTGTTTAtctttttgtttgtttgtagcTCTTCATAACTTAAATTATCTACTGTTTTTAACACTGCCTCATGATTTTCATTATTCATACTATCAATTTC
Encoded proteins:
- the LOC125232722 gene encoding protein PFC0760c, with translation MSIPPLVCSTPPPPDQCEDDKDPEDFDLQYNLSQEDDYDYGSFSTYNHFQSAISVNKPLSEPIHINNTNNGDSGGMVQNACENETSNWTNTNIESKSNDDEPKQEFGVNLHNETEIDSMNNENHEAVLKTVDNLSYEELQTNKKINNEEELNIEDLNLTVEEESVVSDIKLEPDDNNADIEKSESSEEKSPHIPDVTSIITSDLNDNLPIDEITITPPSLDDNDDVTNSIDDLKMDDENITDYIDVKNEAETDLSFNIKEVETVQAPETIKEVLTEVNNDTDDEFGDFNDFHTASNIKPPITSIVDSCENPWENNQADLTDQSQMPQSSDFGAFEAHFEDSETIETPVFDEFKSEVARSAPEGQTSNQNIVEDDDDFGNFDDFKSSVQETKDNDNNMQDPLTRVLDFQSTESESQLIENIGKMLSSIFEEEIPEPETVFDGKLEGMLCETWGHLLETDVRQPYIVNWNSSMGQKTLLKALCIDSRNILFGPKWSYNMPKYATNMSAAPLQPQKQPTLSGQSPSETTEKHVKPSGTWSDPFTADGQEFTYAEALLLDLEHLMATLDQMAHNHSTLKISELLSHGK